The Phaeodactylum tricornutum CCAP 1055/1 chromosome 2, whole genome shotgun sequence DNA window CGTGCTTGTTCCGGGTACAAGGCACATGCCAACAGAAATAGTGAGATGTGGCATTTGACGGCGGCCGTCGCGTGAACGACACGCCACTGGCGACTTTTAGGACTAGTGGCATTTGTTACGTCGAGATtcatttcgtcttcttcgtctacGACAAATCCGAACGCCGCTTTCAGCAGCATGTTCACCTTCTTCCAGCGTTTATGAAGCTTTGTTTGCTGTTTCAGTTTGCTGCGCAGCGATGCCGCCATCTCTTCTTCCGTATCACCCTGGATTGCGGTTGGCGTCAAGAATGGTAGAAGCGTTTTCTTGCCTTCCAACTTTTCCGCCCACGAATCCCAAACGAGAGCGAGCGGCGAGTCTTCGTTTTggtcttcttccaaaacagcGGATGGGTCCACCTGTAGCAACAATCCCACCACTCCTGGTGGGGCATCATAGCGTACTGCATAGTACAAGGGTGTTCGCCCTTGCCGATCGCGCTTGGATACAGAAACACGCGATTTTTCGTCACAGCAACTCAGCAGTAGACGGATAACATCGCGTGGCGCCTTGAAGCGACACGCATAATGCAAGGGCAACCACCCGTTGTCGACTTCTTTCAATAGGGCCTCCGGATAGGCCCGAATCAAGGCTTCCACGACATCGGGGTAGGGACACCGACGATTGCAAGCGTGATGCAAGGCTGTCCAGCCGTCCCTTCCCGTATAGGCGGCATCCTGCGGATCTCGTTGACAGGCCGTCAAAACCCGATTCCAATCGGTAATACGTGCAGCATCGTGAATGACGGACGAGAACCCCGAAACAGAGCGTCCGGCAATCGGTGTTGATGGTACCGCGGAAGGACTACCATTGCGGTTGAAATCGGCCAGGGAAGTGCTCGCTTTTGGTGAAAGCGAAGAATACCTCCGCGTCATTTCGGGCGCGGCTGGTAGCGCCCAGGATCCCGAGGATTCGCCTCCCCCCAAATCGAGCCCCACGGACACGCTTGGCTGCAGCGCCAGGCCCCATCCCGAGCTGCGACTGCGCAATGCGGCAGCGTGCGCCGAGGAACCAAAGGGCGGTGAAGGCGAGGCAGTGGTCGCGGGAATAGCAAAGGAGGCGCCTAAGAAATCGGCACCGTCGCTATTGGTCCAAGATTCGTGAAAGTGTGCGACGTCGATAGAAATGGTCCCTCGGACGGCGCGCCCGCTACTCCTACTGGCGTGTCCCAGAACGAGCCCTTGTCGCTGTTGTGTCGTGGTTGTGGTAAGATTCGACGTCGACCAACCTCTATCCAGCAAATCACGACGATCGTTACTGACGAGCACATTGTGTTCGTGATCCACTTCCTCGACACTGCTGTCGGTGATGGCAGAAGTAGCTGCAGCAGGggaagcaacagcagccgAAGGAGCAGTACTACTCGTATCGAAGGTATTCGATCCAGCTGTTACTCCACCGGCAATTGATGCCGTCAATTCTAGAGGTTCCGAATTCGTGCGGTTATGGCGAGATTGAGTTTGTTTGTGTTCGCTCCTAGATGTTCGCAAAGGGGTAGACAGAGACAACGAGGAGGAATAATCGTTCGAAACTGCATGATTCATTTCTGCTTTCTATctccttttgtttgttctTTGTGTTCAAAGTCCGTCTTATGTTCTGTTCAATGCTGCTCACAGTCGATGAAAAAATATATTGTATCGGGTGTGCGCTTGTTGTCTATCGCGAGAGAGAGTGACTGTGTGGTGccttgttttcgtcgtcaattcactgtcaatcgcGCAGCCGTGCCTTTATGGTAGAGGTTGTGAGTTACTTCCTACGGGGGAGAGAAAATTCGGGGAAGTCGAACGGAATGCCCCAAACCGCTGTTTCCatgcccccccccccctgtCTCTTTTACCGCGGAGTATGAAAATATACGTGAGTTGTGCCGTTATCGGAACCATCGAATTCGTCTATCCGCGTTAGTAAGTAAATGGCGAGCGCGTGTCTGCCCCCTCGGAGACAAGTACCGCGTCGCGAGTCCCACGAGGTATTTGAAGAGTATCTAACGTAAATAATGTGCGTAGATAGACGGCTTCGACCAATTCCGACTGTACTCAGCGCACAAGCACAGCTGTCTGACTGTCTTGCGTTTGCTGTGAGAAAAACAACCCTATAGTAAAAGCGAACTTACTCACGAAAATCCGAAAAGGGGATATATGTACAAATTCTATATCACAACAATCTTGTTGGGCTCGCGTGACACTATATTGTTAATATGCAACGGACAGAAACGCGAAGACCCACCGTCCGTTCAAAACAGAAATCATAGAGCCCACTGGAAACGAACCACTCGCAATTTCGTTGTCTTGAGTTTACTTATAATTCCTGAAACTTCGATCGTGCGAGTTTTCCGCCTTCGTTCGGATGGTACACGCTGTTCGTAGTCCTGATGTGAAATTACTGTCACATAAATTTTTAGCCATCTCTACCGCGTACCTAGCAAAACACGGTACATAACGTCGTTGCATTTGGTCGTTCCGTCGCCCGGACCATTTCACCGACATTCCAAGATATGTCGCTTCGGACGTTCCCCTTCTCCTCTCGAAAATTTCGAATCATCCCACAATCCCACCGAAAATTGGGTTTCTCCCGATGGTTGTGGGCCACGGAGCGCGCGGCGGACCGTCGGAACTCCCCTCTGTATGTGTGTgtctctagctagtagagctTTCGGATGGGACGTACCGTTgcagcaccaacaagatTCCAGACGAAAATCATCCATGGACACACGCGGGACGATTTGTGCCGGACGAACGAAATAACCCACGAAAACACCATTTCAGATTCGTACTAATCACACTGAAAAAAAGACGTTTACTCACAGGCACCATTTGAGTCGTTGAGAATTCGTCCGCAAGCTAACAAGCCATTGACTGTCAGACACTGACATTCTGTCCGGTGATTGGGTCAGAATAGCACTACTTCGACCTCATTCATCACACGCAGTTGCCAAGCTGCGCGTTGAACTTTTCCGAAAAAGCTGTTGGAAGAGACACAAGGTTACAGCATCGCGGAATATTCCGACCGTGAAACTTTGGACTGCATTGTCCGAAAGTTAAATCTGACAAAGCCCGACTGTACCCTCCTCGCTCCTAACACGGACCTCCCAAACATAAGAAACGTATTTCGCTAGAGCGCTACTTCTTGTGTGGATGCTCTGGACTCCGTTGGGCCGACGCTTCTATTCTGGACGGAATCTAGCCTCGTGCGTATACCTTGTCTCTGGGTTCGTCAGCAATCGATCGACAGCAAATTCCGTAGTTTCCGCCTTCTCCGCTGCTAACGCCGCCGGTAGTATGACAAGCAAGCACCGTGTAAACCTGCTAGACTTGGCTTCTGCCGCTGTGGCGTGTACCGTCACCACATCCCGGGTGATTCGAGAACGAAACGAGGACAAAAACACCCGTCTCAAACAGGACGGATCGTTCGTTACCGACGCCGATTTTGCCGCACAAGGGGTCATTGTACAGGCCCTACATACGGTTTCGGACCAAATACGCATCGTTGGGGAAGAATCTGCTGCCGAAATGGCCCAGCATGCGCCCTCTAGTGACGTGGAACTGTTCCAAGCAGATCTTTTGCCGCGTACGCGAGCAGAATTGCGGATGCGGTATGGGGGCGAGACGCCGGAACATTGGCCACTTTCACGGAATGCCGCTACTAGTGCAGTCGCAGTTATTTCGAACTCAGATACCAACGCAGCCAGTGACGAACATGATTGGGTTGTCGATGCGTCAAGGGTTAGTGTCATTGTCGATCCGCTAGATGGTACCAAGTCGTACGCCCAAGGTGACTACGATTGTGTATCAATCCTCATTGGAATTGTTGTGGACAACGAGCCCATTTTTGGCGTTGTAGGCAAACCTTTTGGCTACACTGGACTCGATCCGATCCTGGATTCCTCGTGTGTGACTGTCTATGGTGGTAGTCTAGTCAAAGGCGTATATGTAGCGGGCGGAGAAGCGTTGATTCCGAAACCGATACAGGTTGATAGGGGTTTGGACGCTCTTCCGCGCGCAGTCATTTCGGGATCCCGGTCGCAAGGTGTTGTGCACGATTTTTGTGTCCATTTGGGAACCCAAGGCTTATTGCATCCAGAACCTATGCACGTCAACGGCGCGGGTGAGAAGTCTTTACGTGTCATTTTCCAAAGGAACAACGAGGCATTGTGGTTTTTTCCCAAGGCTGGAACTTCTCGGTGGGATGTCGCCGCGTCGGATGCCCTGTTACGAGCATTGGGTGGTAAATTAACGGACAAGTACGGTCGTGAGATGGACTACAGCATGTCTAAAGAAGCCTCCGAAAATGTGGATGGCGTTGTCTGTTGTATTGACAAGACACTACACAGCGAATGCATCCGATTGTTTCAAGACGGAGACTGGATGGAACGAAAGTGACTCCGCTGACCTTTGGAACTCCCGTGACAGCACTATTCGGGTGTCAAGGCGGTCGTCTTTTGGGACCACACACATGCATAGCTATCTTATCTTTTTGGCATTGTGTAGTTTTTACCAGAATGATTAATTCGAATTTTATACGCTCACGTATTTGCTGGAGTGACTCGTCTCTGTCCCACCTTCGAATATTCTCATTTCATAGTATCCCTGATAGTGAAAATAATGGACACGAAGATCCTCGACGTTCCAAGGTCGAGTCGTGGCGCGCTTCTTGTGACCCCGACACGGTGTTGACAGCCTTTCACTATGGTATCTTTTCAGAGTCCGCCATGTTTTAGGAAGTGGCCAGAGTTAATCACCGCAGCCCATTTTAGTAACTGCCTTATTCACTATTATGCTCACCACACCAGATATACCGAAGATCATGAAAGCCGTTCAAGGCAAAGATTTTGGTGAAATAGAGGCCATGCTAAGCGTTGAGAAAGACGTTCCCGTCCCGAGACTGGCCGATTTGGCTGCCAAAGAACGGGCTACCTCCATGCTCATTCGCACCCATGCCGTCGCCCTCGCACCCGGCGATATCCGTGTACTTTCCGGCCGAACCAGAGAGATGCAAGGCCCACCTTCCTTTCCCTACATTCCAGGTGGTGATTGTTGTGGAACTGTGGTCGAATTACCAATGAATGCTAAGGACTTGCCGTTTTCGATTGGCGATCGAGTGGCCGCTCGTTTCGTCGATGGGCCACGGGGAGCATTGGGGGAATACGCGATTGTCAGTACTAGAGTCGCCGACTTGGTTCCCGAATCCTTGGCATCGGAGGAAGCCGCGGCTCTAGTAAGTGCATAGCCGGCTATGTCTCTGGCTGAACTTGTGTCGAAAGGCGAGCGTGTGCTAGTTCTAGGCGCCGCCGGTGGAGTAGGTAGCCATTTATGCCAAATACTTCGCGCTCGCAGTGTTTCTTTTTTAGTCGGCGTCTCTGATTCACCAATGCATGTGATGGCCCCTCCAATTTCGTGCGATGCCGCTGTTGACTATACGAAAGAAGACATCTTTGCCCAGGTGGAGTTCCAAGTAAACCCCTTTGACACAATCATTGATCTTGCCAGCAATGGTTGGCCACGTCTTTTGCAGAGTGCTAATATGAAGCATTCCCTTATTGTAAAACCTGCAGTGGCAGGGGGCAGATTTCTTACATTGACACCAGATCAGCACTCTTTTGATTGTCATTCCCTTTGGCAACTTCTACAGCTTTTTGTATTCCCCACTTTATGGCGAGCCTTTGTCACACGGACGTGGTATCGCTCAAGGCTTCCTGCTTATAAGTACGTTTTGGCTTTGCAAGACAACAACGAAGGTTTGAGAAAGACGTTTGAACTCAATAAAGCCAATCAACTCAGTGCTATTCTCCACAATAACAATCCGTTTCCATTTACTACCCAAGGCGTGAGGGAGGCATTCCGTGTTCAAGAAAGTCGGCATACGAAGGGAAAAGTTGTCGTTCACGTTGCAGATGCCGACGTGAGCTGAAGCTCAGGCCTTCGCATTGAGCTTTACCGACATCTCCATTTATACTCTAACACCGAGCTCCTATTCTTCGAAAACATTTTTGAAGCTCGCAAGTTCGAGCTTGCTATTGGCTCAAAAGAGCGTAGTATAGCACAGCACGACTACCAGATACCTAGTGTTTAAGTATCCCATGCAAAGATTAGTAGTTTATTCTGTTCGTCCATTGGCTTGTTTTGTGTCGTCTACGACTAAATAGTAGGATGGAGATACTACCTGTGAACTGTAAGTGCTGGGATTCATGATGTCAAGAAGAGAATCTGAATCCGGAAACGGAACGCAAAAACGAGCCTGACACGGCAGGCGCACACTGTAGCTGCCAGCGACGGTTAGTGTCAGTGTATGATACGAGGGGGTGGCCCGATCAGCTTCAATcgtctgacagtgaggccCAGTTGCAACCCTCAAGAATAGAGTTGCGGCTGTTTCATAAGGAATATGTTTGAGCAACCAAATGATGTACCAGCGCCTTTGCCTGTACCGAACCGTTTTCGGCGAAGGTATGCGTCCGATTGCAACGAACGATTACCTCTGCAAGTCAGCCACAGACACCAGCCTTCAGCCATCGAAAAAGACTATTCTACCTTTCACCAGTCACCGCAGCAGATTCATGATGACTGGAAAGTTTGGGATTGTCTCTTTCAAATGAACATGCTCGTACCCTCGTCTTCCAAGACATTGCATCTGTCTCAGTTACAGCCATGGAAGCTTCTATTCGCTTTTTTGGTCTGTATTTTGGGAACACTGTACCATCTTCAGTCGGATACTTCGGTAATGGGCTCAAAATCGGAGTGGAAATGGGATCACAACACATACATTCCTCGCCTTTCACCAGCGTTTATAAGCAACGAAAAAAACAAAAGTCAGCAAGTTGGTGTCATCCCTCAGCAGGCTATGGCCCGAAACTTGCTATTGACGCAGGTAGCCGGCGGGGGGATGCTGAACCAGCTTGCGGCGATCAGTAGTCTCCCGAATCGGGCGTATGCTAGAGCTTGGGGTCGAGACTATGCTCTCTATTCTGGCTCTACAGACCCGATCACAAAAGGTTGCTTCGACAACGTCGATGTGTTGAACAACATTGTGGAAAAACAGACCCAGGGTCGCCCCGGTCTGCAGCCACCTTACGATGCTATTGCGATATTTCCTCCAGACGCAATTGTAACTAATCTTGATTACGACTTACTGGATATTATGCCGGAAGATAAGCTTGTTGCGATGGCCGGTCGGCGCAAGTCGCTACAGCCGGAAAGTCCATCTGAAGTTTTGTTTTTCAATCTGCATCATGAGCATGTGGCTACTGTATCGAAGTTGTGGTTCGACATGATACAGGACAAGAGTGTAACTTGTAGCGCCGGCAACGATACCGCATTGCTGCTCAGCGCCATTGAGTCTGTGTTGGACgccaatcagagcattgacTCTCTAATTTTCTCGCTCGACGAAACGGATACTGGAttcattggaaaaggaacgtTTGCGATCAAAGGTACTGTCCCGATGGCCATGGCATCCAAAAAGGTCGCGCTACTTTCCAACTCGGAAGAAACAACCTGGACTGTTCAAAGTACCGTCGACTCGGTTTGCTTTCGATACTTTCCGAAGTGTGACGTAATATATTAGTTTGATTTCTTATGCGATCAGATGAAGCCTTTTTGCTCTTCTCGATTCAGCTCTCGAAGTAGTTTTGTTCTCGCTACATATTTTTATTTCCGAACTGTATATTTCTTACGATCGGTGAGTAGTTTTGTTGATTGTATAAATGCTGCGATCGGTCATGGCGCCGAGAGCCTCAAGAGCTACTGATGCCGGACAGGCTAAGCGTTCCAGGGACCAAGCAACATTTTAAATTCCAGTGACAACGGCATTTTGTACACTTTTATTACCATACGCTCTTCCGCAACTTGTACCGTAATGGCTCCAACATGGAAACATCCCCTTTCCATGCTTCTCTAACTCACACTGCCCCTTTTTATCTGTGAATTGCGGTAGACCATTGATATATTGATGGAATAATGTGTGACATTTCAAAAAAAGTCCGAAAGCTCTTGAAGGATCAAATGGAATTGTATTTCGACCACAAAACGCCAGAGGATGTCTATCGGGTTTTCCAGCAGGAAGCTTACCTTTTGCAAGAGAGTGAAGCAACTCGAACGCATCTGTTGTCTGATCCCTTTGAAAACCTTGCCGGTATCCAAGCAATCATGGACAGGCTATGCAAAATACTACGAGTAAAGGAGTGCCACCGAGTTTCAACCAAATCAGGGTATATTTCTATTAGTGCCGTCGTGCGACTCGATTCAGACGAAGCCATGACTCAGAATGGGGTGAAGTCTCATGTGGACTTAACCTTTTCGTATGAGAAAAGCGCCAATTGTGCGGCTGAAAGTAACAAAGAACCACCGACAAATATATGGTACTCTATCGAAATCAACAGAGACTACGGTCCTAGGGAGAAACTCTTGTGGTGTCAAATTTTTGCTCTCTCGTCGACACCATCCAAAACACCTGCTACGAGCGTGCAACAGAGTAGCGATAAGGAAGAGGACTGGTCAGATATAGAGGAAGACGTAGAAGAACCGCAAGAAGAAGAGATACACAGGATCGAAAGCAATGCTTCGCCGCTGCAAAACAAGAAGCGGACCCGCAGAGATGGTTCTCTATCACCGGGCGAAGCTCCCAAAGACACAGAAGTAAtcgaagacgatgccgaaTCATCCTCTAGAGAAGAACTCTGTGATCGCTATTATGCTGGAATGGACCCTGAAATACTAAATCAACTGCTGCACTGGTGCAGCCTTAAGCCGATGGACGAAATTACtgctttttttcttctcatgACTTTTCCATTTTACGAACACGAATGGGACATCGttggtttcattttggagACTGTTTTCGGGCAACAAAGTGATGACGATTATGAAGATCAAAATAATTACAGTCAGTTATAAAACAATTCTCTTTCGCCTCAATAATTTACGTTTCTCTACTCTTTGTGGACTTCTCCTGAATAGCATCGGTCGCTGAATCCGCAGTCGACTTTACTTTTTGCACTCCCTTTCTGGTTTGTTTAGCCGCAACGGTGACTGGGCATGCTTCTTTGCCATCGGAATGAGTTGCCACTACTTGTTCGTGAACGCACAAGTCCCTTCCTTTGTCGCGAATAGAATGAATCTGCGTAAACAAGAAATTAGCGATTGGATCCTTGgtcttttcttcctcatcatccCAGGTTTTGGAGTGTAGCAAAAACAGCATTAGTAAGGATGGTAGATACCAGAGGGATGTCAAAAATATTTTGCGTGCGTTAGCGTTCGTGCGCTCCCGTTTGAACTTATGCGCCACCGTTAAGGCGTAAGCGTTCAACGCAACGCCTTCCAAAGCAAACATACTGCTTGTCACGCTCGTCAAAGCGCATACAAACGGGACAGCACTCAAATACCAGGCGTATCGGACAACTATGTTCGCTGTTTGGACACCATCCGCTTCCAAACACGGTACCATTTGGAAACCACCACGTTTGTAATCTTCCCGGTACATGTAGGACAACGCAAAAAAGTGTGGCATTTGCCACAGATACAATATGCCTCCGAGCATCAAAGCTTCCATATCCATAATGGATCCTCCTGTCGCCGCGGTCCAGCCCATTACCGGAGGTATTGCTCCTACAACAGCACCCACCCACGTATTGTAGATGGACCGAGGCTTCATGTACGTGTACAACCCGGCGTAGAGCGCAATATTGCCAACGCCTAACGTGGTAGTAACGGGATCAGTCCCCGCTGCCAGCAAGGCTGCACCCGAAGCACCCCAGACCACGGCAGCCGATTTCGCTTTCGACAGTGTGAGCGCACCAGTAATCAGTGGTCGTTGTTGGGTTCGCTTCATTTTTTCATCCCGAGGAATCTCCAAAATTTGATTCCAAGCTGCAGCTGATGAGGAGCATAGGGCTGTGCCAACAACGCATGCTGTGAAAACGTCTAGCTGGGTTGAAAGTGGACCGCCTGTCGCGACAAATCCGGCTGCAGTAGTGGCGACCACCAGACCGGAAagcttggccttggcgagaTCAGCGTAAGCCTTGGCCGGTGAAGCCTTTCTAGCCTTTTCATCCGCAATGCCTTTGTTCGATTTTGTTAAGGTTGATCCCATGCCCATGGCAGCTACAGAAACAGTGCTTCGGTCATGTTGTGGAAGGCCGGGGCTTTCAGGAGAAGTGCCAGTAGAATCTGACGAGATAAAACGGACTGGATACAACTGGCGTAAGGTAATCGAGTGCGTGGCGTGTCGATAACTCGAGGATCCTAAAAACCCAGAGTTCCTTTGTCGCGCCAGAGTTATAAGATTTGGAAGGCGTCGCAAACCACGACAGCGAGACATGCTCAGCAAAGGATAACTAGGCAGATGAAGTATGTTCTCCAAAACTTGACCGATCAATCCCGCATTTCCAATGTGTCTACGCGTTTTTCACAACACGAAGACGCGTCTTTGTGGTCAATCTACAAAGTATACCGAAAATTTAATCTCTCGTAAAGCGctagaaaacaaagaaaatgtGGGAGATTGAGCTTATTAATCGTGTGATAACCAATGTCGCTGGGGCGATGCTGTTGGCAACATTCTGTGTAAGGCAATTCGCAATGGTAGTTTGGAGGAAAGCAAGGGCTGCCGTCTATTGATCTTGTTGCATATTCGAGAGAGGGTCTGTGTTCTGTCCGATGCGGAGATTCTCTCCTGACtgcgactgactgtgagcggTATTTGCTTTTACGATAAAATTGAGGTGTTTGATTCGCTTAGGCGATTCACTATTTTACAGGAATCATTCCAATATCTTTCATGGATTTCGACAGAGCCTGGTCCTGTGACACAAAGCCTTTTCATCCGTTTCCAGCAGCGTCCAAATCGTTCGCGTGGTTTACAACAAGTGGATCGATTCTGCTGTTTTGCGGATTCCATTGATGAGACACGGCCTGCTCGGATTCACCTCGTTGCTATCTATTTCCACGACGGTACTTTACAGGCCTGGCATTTTTGTTTCCGCTTTCTCATTGATTACTCCCAAAGTACGAGAGCGTCGACTACACAGCAAGAGTGATCGTTTTCGTCGCCACTCGCGGATTTACAAGCTGCTTTCTCGAACTCCATCAAGCAACAGCATGAGCAGTATCGCTACTGGAACTATCCGAGATCGCATTCAAAAAATCCAAGACGTGATTGGAACTGATGCCGGAAATCGTGGTATGAAAGCTCTAATAGTGAAGGAAGATTTGCTGCTGGCATCCTACATCTTTGGAACGCTACCTACTGCATCGACCGTCGTGGTCTTGTCGGGTTTCCCTTGCTGTGTCAATGAAACACCTCCGACCGAGACGGATGGTCCGCCCGGTACCATGTCGTTGGCGCGCACAGCGGTCGCCTTGGGACATAACGCGGTTGTAGTGGTGGACGACTGCAACTCTGCAGTTTTCGAAGCAGCACTCCATAATCTTGCCTTGCCAGATGAGACAAAGCGTAGAAAAATTCGCCTCGAAACTTTTCCACCTGACTTcaacgatgcggaagaaaacCGTTTTCAAGATCTGGCCAAATCCTGCGATTTACTTCTGGCCTGTGAACGTGCCGGGCCCGGCAAAGACGGTATCTGCTACACTATGCGAGGGATTGACATGAATTCCAGGGGCCTCATCGCTCCT harbors:
- a CDS encoding predicted protein, translating into MNHAVSNDYSSSLSLSTPLRTSRSEHKQTQSRHNRTNSEPLELTASIAGGVTAGSNTFDTSSTAPSAAVASPAAATSAITDSSVEEVDHEHNVLVSNDRRDLLDRGWSTSNLTTTTTQQRQGLVLGHASRSSGRAVRGTISIDVAHFHESWTNSDGADFLGASFAIPATTASPSPPFGSSAHAAALRSRSSGWGLALQPSVSVGLDLGGGESSGSWALPAAPEMTRRYSSLSPKASTSLADFNRNGSPSAVPSTPIAGRSVSGFSSVIHDAARITDWNRVLTACQRDPQDAAYTGRDGWTALHHACNRRCPYPDVVEALIRAYPEALLKEVDNGWLPLHYACRFKAPRDVIRLLLSCCDEKSRVSVSKRDRQGRTPLYYAVRYDAPPGVVGLLLQVDPSAVLEEDQNEDSPLALVWDSWAEKLEGKKTLLPFLTPTAIQGDTEEEMAASLRSKLKQQTKLHKRWKKVNMLLKAAFGFVVDEEDEMNLDVTNATSPKSRQWRVVHATAAVKCHISLFLLACALYPEQARELDESDLRRPGDSTVRNTKQTALHLAVSSNACGETSKRVIHTLLSLNRQAAHIPDGIDGSLPLHRMVENERKQEWADQILILYHANPRAVRVEDANGKLPLHRAASKLPHLVEEDNAVATQSVILNLVDKYPQAAAHLDRSGCLPLHMIAMYGEFWDDQVEAVYTAHPQAVQVRAGPSWDRRLPIHMAAANLDSGESLLTRLVELHPRGPSMADRQGKLPLHLACDLGKEWDAIKAIYDAFPDALEKAEENARGWLPLHVVAACANASSDLLHKLIELYSEAACVCDRNGRFPLHLACLSAKSWKGGLECLFDANPAAVDTRDKCGLLPLHVAALRMCTLSSDNATESTLAATTSKHAKNEVADLDILFELLRADPTTLTN
- a CDS encoding predicted protein, which gives rise to MGMGSTLTKSNKGIADEKARKASPAKAYADLAKAKLSGLVVATTAAGFVATGGPLSTQLDVFTACVVGTALCSSSAAAWNQILEIPRDEKMKRTQQRPLITGALTLSKAKSAAVVWGASGAALLAAGTDPVTTTLGVGNIALYAGLYTYMKPRSIYNTWVGAVVGAIPPVMGWTAATGGSIMDMEALMLGGILYLWQMPHFFALSYMYREDYKRGGFQMVPCLEADGVQTANIVVRYAWYLSAVPFVCALTSVTSSMFALEGVALNAYALTVAHKFKRERTNANARKIFLTSLWYLPSLLMLFLLHSKTWDDEEEKTKDPIANFLFTQIHSIRDKGRDLCVHEQVVATHSDGKEACPVTVAAKQTRKGVQKVKSTADSATDAIQEKSTKSRET